From one Streptomyces sp. R41 genomic stretch:
- a CDS encoding sarcosine oxidase subunit gamma, producing the protein MADTALSVPRRSPLAGAADRLAAATRASGGAVRLAELPFLAQVTVRLDAKGAAADAVGLALGLQLPLEPNTVVRAGELTALWFGPDEWLLVGPPGSQRDLESRIRSATGDEPVSVTDVSAQRTTLLVTGSRARDLLAHGCPLDLHPRAFGAGRCAQTTLARTHIVLVARDEPRAGFWVLVRSSFAGYLTDWLLDAAAEYV; encoded by the coding sequence ATGGCTGACACCGCCCTTTCCGTCCCGCGCCGCAGTCCCCTGGCGGGCGCCGCCGACCGTCTGGCCGCCGCGACCCGCGCCTCCGGAGGCGCGGTCCGGCTGGCCGAACTCCCCTTCCTGGCCCAGGTCACCGTCCGGCTCGACGCCAAGGGAGCGGCAGCGGACGCCGTCGGGCTCGCGCTCGGCCTCCAACTGCCCCTCGAACCCAACACCGTCGTACGTGCCGGGGAGTTGACCGCCCTGTGGTTCGGCCCCGACGAATGGCTCCTGGTGGGCCCGCCCGGCAGCCAGCGCGACTTGGAGAGCCGGATCCGGTCGGCCACCGGCGACGAGCCCGTGTCCGTCACGGACGTCTCCGCCCAGCGCACCACCCTCCTCGTCACGGGATCCCGCGCCCGCGACCTCCTGGCACACGGCTGCCCGCTGGATCTGCACCCTCGTGCCTTCGGCGCCGGGCGCTGCGCCCAGACCACCCTGGCCCGCACACACATTGTGCTGGTCGCCCGGGACGAACCCAGGGCTGGATTCTGGGTGCTCGTCCGTTCGTCCTTTGCGGGCTACCTCACGGACTGGCTGCTCGACGCGGCAGCGGAATACGTCTGA
- a CDS encoding sarcosine oxidase subunit alpha family protein — translation MLLIPCPWCGPRDEAEFHYGGQAHVPYPHDPAALTDEEWARYLFFRDNPKGPFAERWSHAAGCRRWFNAVRDTATNEILAVYRSGEPRPADPARPAGEGGHNPPTGPHPTTDPAGSRAAAPVSGRGGRGEETTPVATQPFRLPTGGRVHRDERLRFVFDGTPYEGVRGDTLASALLANGVIQAGTSIKLGRPRGIFSAGVEEPNAVIQIEEPFPEPMLPATTVELYDGLVASSLPGQGRLATEPDPARYDAVHAHCDLLVVGAGPAGLAAAAAAARSGARVILADDQPELGGSLPGTGELLDWVDEAGALLEAAPEVRVLRRTTVFGHYDDNHLLAVERRTNHLGAQAPEHVSRERVWRIRARRVVLATGAHERSLAFADNDRPGVMLAASARGYVNRHGVLPGRQAVVFTTNDSAYAAALDLAGAGVGIAAIVDTRSEPGEWVRRAREAGIEVLTGHAVIGTEGSARLTAVTVAPYGESAGTREFAVDLLLVSGGWNPVAHLFSQAGGKLRYDDTLGSFVPDTCRQAVEVAGSANGVLDLAGVLAQGAAAGARAIEAEGYTAQAPRLPDVAAEPQSPPMRVFLVPGATDAPRFVDLQRDVTVDDLARATGAGLRSVEHTKRYTTAGTANDQGKTSGVLAGGIVAELLGVDVSALGTTTFRPPYTPVSFATLAGRDRGALHDPIRTTPLHDWHVMQGALFENVGQWKRPWYYPRDGEDMETAVLRECAAAREGVAFMDASTLGKIDVQGPDAAVFLDRLYTNMMSNLKVRMIRYGVMCHLDGMVFDDGTVIRLAPDRFLVTTTTGNAAAVLDWMEEWLQTEWPELRVHCASVTEQWATVALVGPRSREVLGALAPELAVDNDSFPFMAWRETTVAGIEARVCRISFSGELAYEINVSPWEALALWQALYEAGAPFGITPYGTETMHVLRAEKGYPIIGQDTDGTVTPHDLGMSWAVSKKKPDFIGKRSYARADAVRPDRKHLVGLLPDDPGTFLPEGTQLVADSVLPAPPVPMLGHVTSSYRSAALGRTFALALIKGGRERIGERLYAPVGDRLVPVTVASPVLYDPEGARRDG, via the coding sequence ATGCTGCTCATCCCATGCCCGTGGTGCGGGCCCCGTGACGAAGCCGAGTTCCACTACGGCGGCCAGGCACACGTGCCCTATCCCCACGACCCCGCGGCCCTGACCGACGAGGAGTGGGCGCGCTACCTCTTCTTCCGCGACAACCCCAAGGGCCCCTTCGCCGAACGCTGGAGCCACGCGGCCGGCTGCCGCCGCTGGTTCAACGCGGTACGCGACACGGCGACGAACGAGATCCTGGCCGTGTACCGGTCGGGAGAGCCGCGGCCCGCTGATCCGGCCCGTCCGGCCGGGGAGGGTGGGCACAACCCACCCACCGGTCCACACCCGACGACGGACCCGGCGGGGTCCCGGGCGGCAGCCCCGGTTTCGGGAAGGGGCGGGCGCGGGGAAGAAACAACTCCCGTCGCCACCCAGCCGTTCCGGCTGCCCACCGGCGGCCGCGTCCACCGCGACGAGCGGCTCCGCTTCGTCTTCGACGGAACGCCGTACGAGGGCGTCCGCGGCGACACCCTCGCCTCCGCCCTCCTCGCCAACGGCGTCATCCAGGCCGGCACGAGCATCAAGCTCGGCCGCCCGCGTGGCATCTTCTCGGCCGGCGTCGAGGAGCCCAACGCCGTCATCCAGATCGAGGAACCTTTCCCCGAGCCGATGCTGCCCGCGACGACCGTGGAGCTGTACGACGGCCTCGTGGCGAGCAGCCTGCCCGGCCAGGGACGGCTCGCCACCGAACCGGACCCGGCCCGCTACGACGCCGTCCACGCGCACTGCGACCTGCTCGTCGTCGGCGCCGGACCGGCCGGTCTCGCCGCCGCGGCAGCCGCCGCCCGCAGCGGCGCACGTGTCATCCTCGCCGACGACCAACCCGAGTTGGGCGGCAGTCTGCCGGGCACGGGCGAACTCCTCGACTGGGTGGACGAAGCCGGCGCGCTGCTCGAAGCGGCGCCCGAGGTGCGCGTGTTGCGCCGCACCACGGTCTTCGGCCACTACGACGACAACCACCTCCTCGCCGTCGAACGCCGCACCAACCACCTCGGCGCACAGGCTCCCGAGCATGTCTCCCGAGAGCGCGTCTGGCGCATCCGCGCCCGTCGCGTCGTTCTCGCGACCGGCGCGCACGAGCGCTCGCTGGCCTTCGCGGACAACGACCGCCCCGGTGTGATGCTCGCGGCCTCGGCCCGCGGCTACGTCAACCGCCACGGCGTCCTGCCCGGCCGCCAGGCCGTCGTCTTCACCACCAACGACAGTGCCTACGCCGCCGCGCTCGACCTTGCCGGGGCCGGCGTGGGCATTGCCGCGATCGTCGACACCCGGTCCGAGCCGGGGGAGTGGGTGCGTCGTGCCCGGGAGGCCGGGATCGAGGTGCTGACCGGGCACGCCGTCATCGGCACGGAGGGCAGCGCGCGTCTCACCGCGGTGACCGTCGCCCCGTACGGGGAGTCCGCAGGGACCCGGGAGTTCGCCGTCGACCTGCTGCTGGTCTCCGGCGGCTGGAACCCCGTCGCGCACCTGTTCAGCCAGGCGGGCGGAAAGCTGCGCTACGACGACACGCTCGGCTCCTTCGTCCCCGACACCTGCCGTCAGGCCGTCGAGGTCGCGGGAAGCGCCAACGGCGTCCTCGACCTGGCCGGAGTTCTCGCGCAGGGCGCGGCTGCCGGCGCCCGAGCGATCGAGGCCGAGGGCTACACCGCCCAGGCGCCCCGCCTTCCCGACGTGGCCGCCGAGCCGCAGTCTCCACCCATGCGGGTCTTCCTCGTCCCCGGCGCCACCGACGCACCCCGCTTCGTCGACCTCCAGCGCGATGTCACCGTCGACGACCTGGCCCGCGCGACCGGCGCCGGTCTGCGCTCGGTCGAGCACACCAAGCGCTACACCACGGCAGGCACCGCCAACGACCAGGGCAAGACCTCCGGAGTGCTCGCCGGCGGCATCGTCGCCGAACTCCTCGGGGTGGACGTCTCGGCCCTCGGCACGACCACGTTCCGGCCGCCCTACACGCCGGTCTCCTTCGCCACGCTCGCCGGCCGCGACCGGGGAGCGCTGCACGACCCGATCCGTACGACTCCCCTGCACGACTGGCACGTCATGCAGGGCGCCCTGTTCGAGAACGTCGGCCAGTGGAAGCGGCCCTGGTACTACCCGCGGGACGGCGAGGACATGGAAACCGCCGTGCTGCGCGAGTGCGCGGCAGCCCGTGAGGGCGTCGCCTTCATGGACGCCTCCACCCTCGGCAAGATCGATGTTCAGGGCCCGGACGCCGCTGTCTTCCTCGACCGGCTCTACACCAACATGATGAGCAACCTGAAGGTCCGCATGATCCGCTACGGCGTCATGTGCCACCTGGACGGCATGGTCTTCGACGACGGCACCGTCATCCGCCTCGCACCGGACCGCTTCCTGGTCACCACCACGACAGGCAACGCGGCCGCCGTCCTGGACTGGATGGAGGAATGGCTACAGACGGAGTGGCCCGAACTGCGCGTCCACTGCGCCTCCGTCACCGAGCAGTGGGCCACCGTCGCCCTGGTCGGCCCCCGTTCCCGCGAGGTGCTGGGCGCGCTCGCGCCGGAGCTGGCGGTGGACAACGACAGCTTCCCGTTCATGGCGTGGCGGGAGACGACCGTGGCGGGCATCGAGGCCAGGGTGTGCCGAATCAGCTTCTCCGGCGAACTGGCCTACGAGATCAACGTGTCACCGTGGGAAGCCCTCGCCCTCTGGCAGGCGCTGTACGAGGCCGGTGCCCCGTTCGGCATCACCCCGTACGGCACCGAGACCATGCACGTCCTGCGGGCGGAGAAGGGCTACCCGATCATCGGTCAGGACACCGACGGCACCGTCACTCCCCACGACCTCGGCATGAGCTGGGCGGTGTCGAAGAAGAAGCCCGACTTCATCGGCAAGCGCTCCTACGCCCGCGCCGACGCCGTTCGCCCCGACCGCAAGCACCTGGTCGGCCTGCTCCCCGACGACCCCGGCACCTTCCTCCCCGAGGGGACGCAACTGGTGGCAGACAGCGTGCTGCCCGCCCCGCCCGTGCCGATGCTCGGCCATGTCACCTCCAGTTACCGCAGCGCGGCACTCGGTCGGACCTTCGCCCTCGCCCTGATCAAGGGCGGCCGGGAGCGCATCGGTGAGCGGCTCTACGCCCCTGTGGGGGACCGACTGGTTCCGGTGACCGTCGCAAGCCCCGTCCTCTACGACCCCGAGGGAGCCCGCCGCGATGGCTGA
- a CDS encoding ABC transporter ATP-binding protein, whose amino-acid sequence MESPESREARPGKGSVLLALRYYGRELARVRRLTVPAMLLPALGNICINYVAPLVVAKLVGRIADDAGIAIGSTLPYVLAFGGILLLAEVLWRIGLHLMNRLDALGIEHLYVIGMDELFAKDAAFFHDNFAGSLTKRVLSFASRFEEFVDTLTFNVLGSLVPLVFGSVVLWRYEPLLVVGLLAMIALTALCVVPLIRRRQALVDQREEAIARVSGHVADSLMNMDTVRAFAAEEREAAEHRSRVAASRRLMLRSWDYGNLRIDTLVAPMSVLTNALGLLLAVALGGGTHGVEAVVVAFTYYSNATRIMFEFNQIYRRLESSMTEAAQFTELLLKPPTVLDPASPEPLRSRGADVRFEQVTFAHAGAQPLFEGLDLVVPSGTKIGLVGRSGGGKTTLSRLLLRMTDIDAGRILIGGQDISRLRQADLRSLIAYVPQDPAMFHRTLRDNIAFARPDATDAEIRRAAEAAHVTEFADALPDGFDTMVGERGVKLSGGQRQRVALARAILRDAPILLLDEATSALDSESEILVQEALWRLMEGRTALVVAHRLSTVATMDQLVVLDRGRIIEQGTHQELLASDGAYAKLWQHQSGGFLDDTPARADLH is encoded by the coding sequence ATGGAATCGCCTGAATCGCGCGAGGCCCGGCCGGGCAAGGGCTCGGTGCTCCTCGCACTTCGTTATTACGGACGGGAGTTAGCCCGCGTCCGGCGGCTGACGGTGCCCGCGATGCTGCTGCCGGCGCTGGGCAACATCTGCATCAACTACGTCGCGCCGCTGGTGGTAGCGAAGCTCGTCGGCCGCATCGCCGACGACGCCGGTATCGCCATCGGCTCGACGCTGCCGTACGTCCTCGCCTTCGGCGGCATCCTGTTGCTCGCGGAGGTGCTGTGGCGCATCGGCCTGCACCTCATGAACCGCCTTGACGCCCTCGGCATCGAGCACCTGTACGTGATCGGCATGGACGAGCTGTTCGCCAAGGACGCCGCGTTCTTCCACGACAACTTCGCCGGGTCGCTGACCAAGCGGGTGCTGAGCTTCGCGTCCCGCTTCGAGGAGTTCGTCGACACGCTGACGTTCAACGTCCTGGGCAGCCTCGTGCCACTGGTGTTCGGGTCGGTGGTGCTGTGGCGCTACGAACCGCTGCTCGTCGTCGGGCTGTTGGCGATGATCGCGCTGACGGCGCTGTGCGTGGTGCCGCTCATCCGTCGCCGCCAGGCGCTCGTCGACCAGCGCGAGGAGGCGATCGCCCGGGTCTCGGGCCACGTCGCCGACAGCCTGATGAACATGGACACGGTCCGGGCGTTCGCCGCCGAGGAACGCGAGGCCGCCGAGCACCGGTCCCGCGTCGCGGCGTCGCGGCGGCTCATGTTGAGGTCGTGGGACTACGGCAACCTGCGCATCGACACGCTGGTCGCGCCGATGTCCGTACTGACCAACGCGCTGGGCCTGCTGCTCGCGGTCGCGCTCGGCGGGGGTACGCACGGTGTGGAGGCGGTCGTGGTCGCCTTCACGTACTACAGCAACGCGACGCGGATCATGTTCGAGTTCAACCAGATCTACCGCCGCCTGGAGAGCTCGATGACGGAGGCCGCGCAGTTCACCGAACTGCTGCTGAAGCCGCCGACCGTGCTCGACCCGGCGTCGCCGGAGCCGCTGCGGTCAAGGGGCGCCGACGTCCGCTTCGAGCAGGTCACCTTCGCCCACGCGGGCGCGCAGCCGCTCTTCGAGGGACTCGACCTGGTTGTGCCCAGCGGGACGAAGATCGGTCTCGTCGGCCGGTCCGGCGGGGGCAAGACCACGCTCAGCCGGCTGCTGCTGCGGATGACGGACATCGACGCCGGCCGGATCCTGATCGGGGGTCAGGACATCAGCAGGCTGCGCCAGGCCGACCTGCGCAGCCTGATCGCCTACGTGCCGCAGGACCCGGCGATGTTCCACCGCACGCTGCGGGACAACATCGCGTTCGCCCGGCCGGACGCCACCGACGCCGAGATCCGCCGCGCGGCCGAGGCGGCGCACGTCACGGAGTTCGCCGACGCGCTGCCGGACGGCTTCGACACCATGGTGGGCGAGCGCGGCGTCAAGCTGTCCGGCGGACAGCGCCAACGGGTCGCGCTCGCCAGGGCGATCCTGCGCGACGCGCCGATCCTGCTGCTCGACGAGGCGACCAGCGCCCTGGACTCCGAGAGCGAGATCCTCGTCCAGGAGGCGCTGTGGCGGCTCATGGAGGGGCGGACGGCGCTCGTGGTGGCCCACCGGCTGAGCACGGTCGCCACCATGGACCAGCTCGTCGTCCTCGACCGCGGGCGGATCATCGAGCAGGGCACGCACCAGGAGCTGCTCGCGTCGGACGGCGCCTACGCGAAGCTGTGGCAGCACCAGTCGGGCGGCTTCCTCGACGACACCCCCGCGCGGGCCGACCTGCACTGA
- a CDS encoding LysR family transcriptional regulator: MSRPDLNLLVTLDVLLEEGSVTRAGERLALSPSAMSRALARLRRATGDPLLVRAGRGLVPTPRALELRDRVRGLVREAEEVLRPAEKLDLATLERTFALRGSDGFVERFGPALVAEVGSEAPGVRLRFLQKTKKDVGPLRDGLVDLETGVVEQPLPPDVLSEPMFTDRFVGVVRSEHPLSTGKVTTARYVSSRHVHVSRRGLTEGLVDEALDSTGRRREVVTVVDGFSAALALAKASDLVATVPERHTADLRRGMCSFELPFRAPEVTVSLLWHVRLDADPAHRWLRDRVLGVCRFDGQD; this comes from the coding sequence ATGTCCAGGCCCGATTTGAATTTGCTGGTCACGCTGGACGTCCTGCTCGAGGAGGGCAGCGTCACGCGGGCGGGAGAACGGCTTGCGCTCAGTCCGTCGGCGATGAGTCGCGCGCTCGCGCGATTGCGGCGAGCCACGGGTGACCCGCTGCTGGTGCGGGCCGGCCGAGGGCTTGTGCCCACGCCCCGCGCTCTGGAGCTGCGCGACCGTGTGCGTGGCTTGGTCCGGGAGGCCGAAGAGGTATTGCGGCCGGCCGAGAAGCTGGACCTGGCGACGCTGGAGCGGACTTTCGCGTTGCGCGGCAGCGATGGGTTCGTGGAGAGATTCGGACCCGCGTTGGTCGCCGAGGTCGGCAGCGAGGCACCCGGCGTGCGACTGCGGTTCCTGCAGAAGACCAAGAAGGACGTCGGTCCCTTGCGCGACGGCCTTGTCGATCTGGAGACGGGCGTCGTCGAGCAGCCTCTGCCTCCGGACGTGCTGAGCGAGCCCATGTTCACCGACCGGTTCGTCGGGGTGGTGCGGAGCGAGCACCCGCTGAGCACCGGGAAGGTGACGACGGCCCGGTACGTCTCCTCACGACATGTGCACGTCTCGCGGCGCGGTCTGACGGAGGGACTGGTGGACGAGGCTCTTGACTCGACGGGCCGCCGGCGGGAAGTCGTGACGGTCGTCGACGGCTTCAGCGCCGCGTTGGCCCTGGCGAAGGCCTCGGACCTGGTCGCCACGGTTCCGGAGCGGCACACCGCGGACCTGCGGCGAGGGATGTGCTCCTTCGAGTTGCCCTTCCGCGCTCCCGAGGTGACGGTGTCCCTGCTGTGGCACGTCCGACTCGACGCGGACCCAGCTCACCGGTGGCTGCGCGACCGCGTACTCGGTGTGTGTCGCTTCGACGGGCAGGATTGA
- a CDS encoding LysR family transcriptional regulator — MDLRQMEVVVAVAEEGGFTAAAQRLHVVQSAVSGTVRALEGELGTRLFDRTTHRVALTPAGEAFVPAARAALRAADQARSAVDAVQGQLRGTVTVGTMQGVWAGLHHALAALRAEHPGVVVRLRQAAVVDIRQALRDGTVDLAVVALDRRQQRGLVTRLLAREEMVLVVSPERELTRTGADADGKVALAEVARLPLVDFAPGWAVRAAVDRAFRAALVERDTIFEVNDIVAAAELVRHDLGVCIMPESIAGRFPDLTVRRLERHAPHWNVMVVRPRGEAPPAVAALLRHIT, encoded by the coding sequence ATGGACCTGCGGCAGATGGAAGTCGTCGTCGCCGTCGCCGAAGAGGGCGGCTTCACGGCGGCGGCGCAGCGGCTCCACGTCGTCCAGTCCGCCGTGTCGGGCACGGTGCGCGCCTTGGAGGGAGAGCTGGGCACGCGGCTGTTCGACCGCACCACCCATCGGGTGGCACTGACACCGGCCGGCGAAGCGTTCGTACCGGCCGCGCGCGCGGCCCTGCGCGCCGCGGATCAGGCGCGGTCGGCGGTGGACGCCGTGCAGGGGCAGCTGCGGGGGACGGTGACGGTCGGCACGATGCAAGGCGTCTGGGCCGGCCTCCACCACGCCCTGGCCGCACTGCGAGCCGAACATCCCGGCGTGGTGGTCCGGCTCCGGCAGGCAGCCGTGGTCGACATCCGGCAGGCGCTGCGCGACGGGACGGTGGACCTGGCGGTGGTCGCCCTCGACCGTCGGCAGCAGCGGGGGCTGGTCACCCGCCTGCTCGCCAGGGAGGAAATGGTGCTGGTGGTCTCTCCCGAGCGGGAACTGACCCGAACGGGAGCCGACGCCGACGGAAAGGTCGCACTCGCCGAGGTGGCCCGGCTTCCTCTGGTGGACTTCGCCCCCGGCTGGGCGGTCCGGGCCGCGGTGGACCGGGCCTTCCGTGCCGCTCTCGTCGAGCGCGACACGATCTTCGAGGTCAACGACATCGTCGCGGCGGCCGAACTCGTCCGCCACGATCTGGGCGTCTGCATCATGCCCGAGTCGATCGCCGGGCGCTTCCCCGACCTGACCGTACGCCGGCTCGAACGCCACGCACCGCACTGGAATGTCATGGTCGTACGGCCCCGGGGCGAGGCACCCCCGGCAGTCGCCGCGCTGCTGCGGCACATCACGTGA
- a CDS encoding MFS transporter gives MRSATPPGTETEQTSAARRPPLAWALSALSLSMLLPSLSISIANVGLPNMAAAFDAGFHEVQWVVIAYLLAITTLIVGAGRLGDLAGRRRLLLSGIAVFTLATLLCGLAPSLPLLVAARALQGAGAACMMALTMAFVGETVPKDRTGRVMGLLGTMSAVGTALGPTLGGALIALFGWRAIFLAGVPLGLVALALTFRVLPDAAPATSSPRSRFDTVGAALLAVTLGAYALAMTIEGNSFGPLAIGLLIASGAGLALFVFTESRVSSPLLTLSMLRDPVLAAGLTTSALVSTVMMTTLVVGPFHLARALDLDPALVGLVMSAGPAVSALTGVPAGRATDRFGAEAMVIVGLSGIFGGAVVLSLMPPAAGVIGYVLPLVAVTASYALFQAANNTAVMKDVSPRRRGLVSGMLNLARNLGLMTGASVMGAVFAFAAGTSDVTTAASAAIVRGTHWTFAVAALLVAFGLAVVLGLRLRSRLSPGDPVGT, from the coding sequence GTGAGATCAGCAACCCCTCCGGGCACCGAGACTGAGCAGACATCGGCTGCGCGCCGTCCACCACTGGCTTGGGCGCTCAGCGCCCTGTCGCTGTCCATGCTGCTGCCCTCACTGAGCATCAGCATCGCCAACGTCGGCCTGCCGAACATGGCTGCGGCCTTCGACGCCGGCTTCCATGAGGTCCAGTGGGTCGTCATCGCCTACCTCCTGGCCATCACGACACTGATCGTCGGAGCCGGCCGACTCGGTGACCTCGCCGGCCGACGTCGCCTCCTGCTGAGCGGCATCGCCGTGTTCACCCTCGCGACACTGCTGTGCGGTCTCGCGCCGAGCCTTCCCCTCCTGGTCGCCGCCCGGGCGCTCCAAGGGGCCGGCGCCGCGTGCATGATGGCGCTGACCATGGCCTTCGTCGGCGAGACGGTGCCCAAGGACCGTACCGGCAGGGTCATGGGACTGCTCGGAACGATGTCGGCAGTCGGTACGGCCCTGGGACCCACCCTCGGTGGAGCCCTGATCGCGCTCTTCGGCTGGCGTGCGATCTTCCTCGCCGGTGTGCCGCTCGGCCTTGTCGCGCTCGCGCTCACCTTCCGGGTGCTGCCCGATGCCGCACCGGCAACGAGCTCTCCACGCAGCCGGTTCGACACCGTGGGCGCGGCGCTGCTGGCGGTCACTCTGGGCGCCTACGCGCTGGCGATGACGATCGAAGGGAACTCGTTCGGTCCGCTCGCCATCGGACTGCTCATCGCCTCGGGGGCGGGCCTCGCCCTGTTCGTCTTCACCGAGAGCCGGGTCTCGTCCCCGCTGCTCACCCTCTCGATGCTCCGCGATCCCGTCCTCGCCGCCGGCCTGACGACGAGCGCCCTGGTCTCCACCGTCATGATGACCACCCTCGTCGTGGGACCCTTCCACCTGGCCCGGGCACTCGACCTCGACCCGGCGCTTGTCGGTCTGGTGATGTCGGCAGGTCCCGCCGTGTCCGCCCTCACCGGCGTCCCGGCCGGCCGAGCCACCGATCGCTTCGGAGCCGAGGCCATGGTGATCGTAGGGCTCAGCGGCATCTTTGGCGGCGCCGTGGTGCTCTCCTTGATGCCCCCGGCGGCCGGCGTCATCGGATACGTCCTGCCCCTGGTCGCCGTCACGGCGAGCTACGCGCTGTTTCAGGCAGCCAACAACACCGCGGTCATGAAGGATGTCTCCCCGCGCCGGCGTGGCCTGGTGTCGGGCATGCTGAACCTCGCCCGAAACCTGGGCCTCATGACCGGCGCATCGGTCATGGGCGCGGTCTTCGCCTTCGCGGCCGGCACGAGCGACGTGACCACAGCCGCGTCCGCGGCGATAGTTCGCGGCACGCACTGGACCTTCGCCGTCGCCGCCCTCCTCGTGGCCTTCGGGCTGGCCGTGGTCCTGGGACTTCGGCTGCGCTCACGGCTCTCGCCCGGAGACCCCGTCGGCACCTAG
- a CDS encoding sarcosine oxidase subunit beta family protein, with product MSPRTPGAELPEHPDWLWRTPEPKRSYDVVIVGGGGHGLATAHYLAKNHGITNVAVLEKGWLAGGNMARNTTIIRSNYLWDESAGIYEHALKLWEGLEEELDYPILFSQRGVLNLAHSLQDVRDSVRRVEANRLNGVDAEWLDERQVKDVCPIVNISPDVRYPVMGGTYQPRAGIAKHDHVAWGLARSADAAGIDIIQNCEVTGLDIVGGRVVAVQTTRGPIAAEKVALCSAGHTSVLAAMAGIELPLQSHPLQALVSELLEPVHPTVVMSNAVHVYVSQAHKGELVMGAGIDSYNSYTQRGAFHIIEEQMSAALELFPVFARAHVLRTWGGIVDVSPDASPIVGLSPVDNLYLNCGWGTGGFKATPGVGWVYAHTIAHDTPHHLNAPFSLDRFTTGALVDEHGAAAVAH from the coding sequence ATGAGCCCCCGCACCCCAGGCGCCGAGCTCCCCGAACACCCCGACTGGCTGTGGCGCACACCCGAGCCCAAGCGGTCGTACGACGTGGTGATCGTGGGCGGCGGCGGACACGGCCTCGCCACCGCCCACTATCTGGCGAAGAACCACGGCATCACCAACGTCGCCGTGCTGGAGAAGGGCTGGCTCGCGGGCGGCAACATGGCCCGCAACACCACCATCATCCGTTCCAACTACCTGTGGGACGAAAGCGCGGGCATCTACGAGCACGCGCTCAAGCTGTGGGAGGGACTGGAGGAGGAGCTCGACTACCCGATCCTCTTCTCCCAGCGCGGTGTGCTGAACCTCGCCCACAGCCTCCAGGACGTCCGCGACAGCGTGCGCCGCGTCGAGGCGAACCGGCTCAACGGCGTGGACGCCGAATGGCTCGATGAGCGGCAGGTCAAGGACGTCTGCCCGATCGTCAACATCTCGCCCGACGTGCGCTACCCGGTCATGGGCGGCACCTACCAGCCGCGCGCCGGCATCGCCAAGCACGACCACGTCGCCTGGGGCCTGGCCCGCTCCGCCGACGCCGCCGGCATCGACATCATCCAGAACTGCGAGGTCACCGGCCTCGACATCGTCGGCGGCCGGGTCGTCGCAGTGCAGACCACCCGCGGCCCGATCGCAGCGGAGAAGGTGGCGCTCTGCTCGGCCGGCCACACCTCGGTCCTTGCCGCCATGGCCGGCATCGAACTGCCCCTGCAGAGCCACCCGTTGCAGGCGCTCGTCTCCGAACTGCTGGAGCCGGTGCACCCGACGGTCGTCATGTCCAACGCGGTCCATGTGTACGTCAGCCAGGCCCACAAGGGCGAACTGGTGATGGGCGCGGGCATCGACTCGTACAACTCCTACACCCAGCGCGGCGCCTTCCACATCATCGAAGAGCAGATGTCTGCGGCGTTGGAGCTCTTCCCGGTCTTCGCCCGCGCCCATGTGCTGCGCACCTGGGGCGGCATCGTCGACGTCAGCCCGGACGCCTCACCCATCGTCGGACTCAGCCCGGTCGACAACCTCTACCTCAACTGCGGCTGGGGCACCGGCGGGTTCAAGGCCACCCCCGGCGTCGGCTGGGTCTACGCCCACACCATCGCCCACGACACCCCTCACCACCTCAACGCCCCCTTCTCGCTCGACCGTTTCACCACCGGCGCGCTCGTCGACGAGCATGGCGCGGCCGCGGTGGCCCACTAG